A stretch of the Kushneria konosiri genome encodes the following:
- a CDS encoding UPF0149 family protein, protein MPSGDNALDFATISDIFLAHGSLQSPAFFDGYLCARLALEDISAEDWLNLICAALGVEEPATREDGEKLLAWRAIAKERLDAEEMSFEPLLPDELFSLSERAQSLALWCQGFHEVAGEADAEQRKTWSTPLQEGVADIEQLSRIDDDIEDNSENENDLFALTEHARMTALMLYVEQHPGKPDVEKPAQSFEEGLKEEGLSGDGETRH, encoded by the coding sequence ATGCCGTCCGGTGATAACGCCCTCGACTTCGCCACCATCAGCGATATTTTTCTAGCCCATGGCAGCCTGCAGTCGCCGGCCTTTTTTGATGGCTATCTGTGCGCGCGTCTGGCGCTTGAAGACATCAGCGCCGAGGACTGGCTGAACCTGATCTGCGCGGCACTGGGTGTGGAAGAGCCCGCCACCCGTGAAGACGGTGAAAAACTGCTGGCCTGGCGAGCGATTGCCAAAGAGCGTCTGGATGCCGAAGAAATGAGCTTCGAGCCGCTGCTGCCTGATGAGCTGTTCTCACTGTCCGAGCGCGCGCAGTCACTCGCCCTTTGGTGTCAGGGTTTTCACGAGGTGGCCGGTGAAGCCGATGCCGAGCAGCGCAAGACATGGTCAACGCCGCTTCAGGAAGGCGTGGCCGATATCGAGCAACTCTCTCGTATCGATGATGACATCGAGGACAACAGTGAAAACGAAAACGACCTGTTTGCGCTGACCGAGCACGCCCGCATGACGGCGCTGATGCTCTATGTCGAGCAGCACCCGGGCAAGCCTGACGTCGAAAAGCCGGCGCAGTCGTTTGAAGAGGGCTTGAAGGAAGAAGGTCTGAGTGGTGACGGCGAAACGCGTCACTGA